Proteins encoded together in one Bradyrhizobium sp. CB82 window:
- a CDS encoding outer membrane beta-barrel protein, whose amino-acid sequence MKKTLFATVALLSVSAAAPAVGADLGARPYYNKAPQPAYVAPIYNWTGFYFGAHLGGAFSSDNNFNGLSTGNNSNGRFLGGVQVGADWQFHPNFVVGVEGQYSWLSGSVGAVFPSGYAYTNDQRGLGSITGRVGYTWGPGLIYVKGGYAYSDNNETVKLGGAPVAFAISGDHRNGYTVGGGLEYMFAPNWSAKAEYQYYNFGSATFTAPAALVPAGSFTTDDHTVKAGVNYRFNWGAPVAARY is encoded by the coding sequence ATGAAGAAGACTCTGTTCGCGACCGTTGCGCTGCTCTCCGTGAGCGCGGCCGCGCCCGCCGTTGGTGCCGATCTCGGCGCCCGCCCCTATTACAACAAGGCGCCTCAACCGGCTTATGTCGCGCCGATCTACAACTGGACCGGCTTCTATTTCGGTGCGCATCTCGGCGGCGCGTTCTCGAGCGACAACAATTTCAACGGGCTCTCCACCGGCAACAACAGCAACGGCCGCTTCCTCGGCGGTGTCCAGGTCGGCGCGGACTGGCAGTTCCACCCGAACTTCGTGGTCGGCGTCGAAGGCCAGTACTCCTGGCTCTCGGGAAGCGTCGGCGCGGTGTTCCCGAGCGGCTACGCCTACACCAACGACCAGCGCGGGCTCGGCTCGATCACCGGCCGCGTCGGTTACACCTGGGGCCCGGGCCTGATCTACGTGAAGGGCGGCTATGCCTATTCGGACAACAACGAGACTGTGAAGCTGGGCGGCGCGCCGGTCGCGTTCGCGATCTCGGGCGATCATCGCAACGGTTACACCGTCGGTGGCGGTCTCGAGTACATGTTCGCCCCGAATTGGTCGGCCAAGGCCGAGTACCAGTACTACAATTTCGGCAGCGCCACCTTCACCGCTCCGGCCGCGCTCGTGCCGGCCGGCAGCTTCACCACCGACGATCACACCGTGAAGGCAGGCGTCAACTACCGCTTCAACTGGGGCGCCCCGGTTGCCGCGCGTTACTGA
- a CDS encoding methyl-accepting chemotaxis protein has product MAIRVGLGRSKPRVSLPKWGVRGSLFAAFAVIAGMCLVISAGAGYVLQNLGERMVDLSGRDIPRLAASLQLSALSASLAAQGPALLAAPSEDALNERTKKLKELQQQVQQKLGEIIELGADKAVVAGLNDIIKNLNEAAQSLTSAARERLDVAALHDKQYDALRKAQSDFVGAASPAMLNAQTQVNAILGSANLSAEDATEAAQTVGQLGNVVASGNLAAADMSAALSANTADKLDDIQKEFKTAQGRLRSNLDLLPDNQGSKLLRETAEKLLALGTGKTGVFNLREKELDANDYGQTVLDETRKLNVGLGISVQQLVEGVQKETNASTFQARRQISFATMVMLALGALTLVGSVLFVWLYVGRNILRRIGGLQRAMQLLSAGDLDAEIVRTKHNDEIGAMTDTLQVFRQSMIEARALSSEQDKDRAAKAERAARMEAHIGSFEGTVRTALDSLAQSANSMQATAQSMSSTADQSNALVNAVASAAEETSVNVQTVSAGTEQLSSSIAEISRQVVTSAEIAKKAVHEAGATDATVQGLADSASRISVVVDLIQTIASQTNLLALNATIEAARAGEAGRGFAVVASEVKSLASQTAKATDEIRTQIASMQQVTTSAVGAIRGIGQIIGEINDVTTAIAAAVEEQGAATREIARNIQHAAGGTSEVSSNIVGVSTASAEARAAATDVLSASDALRREANLLRGEIDAFLSNIRAA; this is encoded by the coding sequence ATGGCGATCCGTGTGGGCCTGGGCAGATCAAAGCCTCGTGTCTCGTTACCGAAGTGGGGCGTGCGCGGCAGCCTGTTCGCCGCCTTTGCGGTGATCGCGGGCATGTGCCTGGTGATCTCGGCGGGAGCCGGCTACGTGCTGCAAAATCTCGGCGAACGCATGGTCGACCTGAGCGGGCGGGACATTCCGCGTCTCGCCGCAAGCCTGCAACTGTCGGCCCTGAGCGCAAGCCTCGCGGCACAGGGACCGGCGCTGCTCGCCGCGCCGAGCGAGGACGCGCTGAACGAGCGCACCAAGAAGCTGAAGGAATTGCAGCAGCAGGTCCAGCAGAAGCTCGGCGAGATCATCGAGCTCGGCGCTGACAAGGCCGTGGTCGCGGGACTTAACGACATCATCAAGAACCTCAATGAGGCAGCTCAAAGCCTGACCTCGGCCGCGCGCGAGCGGCTCGACGTCGCGGCCCTTCACGACAAGCAATACGATGCGCTGCGCAAGGCGCAGAGCGATTTCGTCGGCGCGGCAAGCCCCGCGATGCTCAACGCCCAGACCCAGGTGAACGCGATCCTCGGCTCGGCGAACCTGTCGGCCGAAGACGCCACCGAAGCCGCGCAGACTGTCGGCCAGCTCGGCAATGTCGTCGCCAGCGGCAATCTCGCGGCCGCCGACATGAGCGCGGCGCTCTCGGCCAACACCGCCGACAAGCTCGACGACATCCAGAAGGAATTCAAGACGGCGCAGGGACGCCTGCGCTCCAACCTCGACCTCTTGCCGGACAATCAGGGCAGCAAGCTGCTGCGCGAGACGGCCGAAAAGCTGCTTGCGCTCGGCACCGGAAAGACCGGCGTGTTCAACCTGCGCGAGAAGGAGCTCGACGCCAACGACTATGGCCAGACCGTGCTCGACGAAACCCGCAAGCTCAATGTCGGCCTCGGCATCAGCGTGCAGCAACTTGTCGAAGGCGTGCAGAAGGAGACCAACGCGTCGACCTTCCAGGCGCGCAGGCAGATTTCGTTCGCCACCATGGTCATGCTGGCGCTGGGCGCGCTGACTTTGGTCGGCTCGGTGCTGTTCGTCTGGCTCTATGTCGGACGCAACATCCTGCGGCGCATCGGCGGACTGCAACGTGCGATGCAGCTGCTCTCGGCCGGCGATCTCGACGCAGAGATCGTCCGCACCAAACACAATGACGAGATCGGCGCCATGACCGATACGCTTCAGGTGTTCCGCCAGAGCATGATCGAGGCCCGCGCACTCTCCAGCGAGCAGGACAAGGACCGCGCCGCCAAGGCCGAACGCGCCGCGCGCATGGAAGCGCATATCGGATCGTTCGAAGGCACCGTGCGCACGGCCCTCGACAGCCTCGCCCAATCGGCCAATTCGATGCAGGCGACCGCGCAAAGCATGTCGTCGACGGCCGACCAGTCGAATGCGCTTGTCAACGCCGTGGCGTCGGCCGCCGAGGAGACCTCGGTCAACGTGCAGACGGTGTCGGCCGGCACCGAGCAATTGTCCTCGTCGATCGCCGAGATCAGCCGCCAGGTGGTCACCTCGGCCGAGATCGCCAAGAAGGCGGTCCACGAGGCCGGAGCGACCGACGCGACCGTGCAGGGCCTCGCCGACAGCGCGAGCCGCATCAGCGTGGTCGTCGATCTCATCCAGACCATTGCCTCGCAGACCAACCTGCTCGCGCTCAACGCCACGATCGAAGCGGCGCGCGCCGGCGAAGCCGGCCGCGGCTTCGCCGTGGTCGCCTCCGAAGTGAAGAGCCTCGCAAGCCAGACCGCGAAGGCCACGGACGAGATCCGCACCCAGATCGCCAGCATGCAGCAGGTCACGACCTCTGCGGTCGGCGCGATCAGGGGCATCGGCCAGATCATCGGCGAGATCAACGACGTGACCACGGCGATCGCCGCCGCCGTCGAGGAACAGGGTGCCGCGACGCGCGAAATCGCCCGCAACATCCAGCACGCCGCGGGTGGCACCAGCGAGGTCTCCAGCAACATCGTCGGCGTCTCCACGGCCTCGGCCGAAGCCCGCGCTGCGGCGACCGACGTGCTGAGCGCCTCCGATGCGCTGCGCCGCGAGGCCAACCTGCTGCGCGGGGAGATCGACGCGTTCCTCAGCAATATCCGCGCGGCGTAG
- a CDS encoding MBL fold metallo-hydrolase, whose protein sequence is MHSKSDSVQSSAEALRYPWEQHPGPEEVVEVRPGVLWVRLKLPFRLNHVNIYLLADGDGYAMIDSGFGNEETIEAWTKLFEGPLKGVRITRLIVTHSHPDHVGLAGWIVERFNCPLEMSQVEYLQSVYHQNRGTEERRNAQRLFFRRHGMDETLTDKLLGRGQEYLKRVSVLPASYRRVSHGDEVVIGTRRFKVITGGGHALDQMMLYCADDKLFLSADQVLSKISPNVSVWAVEPDQNSLGEYLASLASLTTTLPYDALVLPGHGVPFYGLKTRIKQLADHHEERCRLIADACREVPQTSSQLVPVVFHKHVLDPHQMGFAAGELIAHVNYMLVEGRLTAQEKDGVLQFRTT, encoded by the coding sequence ATGCATTCGAAGAGCGACAGCGTGCAGTCCTCCGCCGAGGCCCTGCGCTACCCCTGGGAACAGCATCCCGGCCCCGAAGAGGTCGTGGAGGTGCGGCCCGGCGTGTTGTGGGTGCGGCTCAAGCTGCCGTTCCGCCTCAACCATGTGAACATCTACCTGCTCGCCGACGGCGACGGGTATGCGATGATCGATTCCGGCTTCGGCAATGAGGAGACGATCGAGGCCTGGACGAAGCTGTTCGAGGGACCGCTGAAGGGCGTCCGCATCACGCGGCTTATTGTCACTCACTCCCATCCCGACCATGTCGGGCTCGCGGGCTGGATCGTCGAGCGGTTCAACTGCCCGCTCGAGATGTCGCAGGTCGAATATCTGCAATCGGTCTACCACCAGAATCGCGGCACCGAGGAGCGGCGCAACGCGCAGCGGCTGTTCTTCCGCCGCCACGGCATGGACGAGACGCTGACCGACAAGCTGCTCGGCCGCGGCCAGGAGTATCTGAAGCGCGTGTCGGTGCTCCCCGCCTCCTATCGGCGCGTCTCGCATGGCGACGAGGTCGTGATCGGCACACGCCGCTTCAAGGTGATCACCGGCGGCGGTCATGCGCTCGACCAGATGATGCTGTATTGCGCCGACGACAAGCTGTTCCTCTCCGCCGACCAGGTGCTGAGCAAGATCTCGCCGAACGTCAGCGTCTGGGCGGTCGAGCCCGACCAGAACTCGCTCGGCGAATATCTGGCCTCGCTGGCGAGCCTCACCACCACGCTGCCCTATGACGCGCTGGTGCTGCCCGGCCACGGCGTGCCGTTTTACGGCTTGAAAACCCGCATCAAGCAGCTTGCCGATCATCACGAGGAGCGCTGCCGGCTGATCGCTGACGCCTGCCGCGAGGTGCCGCAGACCTCGTCCCAGCTCGTGCCGGTGGTGTTCCACAAGCACGTGCTCGATCCTCACCAGATGGGCTTTGCCGCGGGCGAGCTGATCGCCCACGTCAACTACATGCTGGTCGAGGGACGGCTGACCGCGCAAGAGAAGGACGGCGTGCTTCAGTTCAGGACGACTTGA
- the hemA gene encoding 5-aminolevulinate synthase, which yields MDYSQYFSSALDRLHAERRYRVFADLERIAGRFPHAVWHSPKGKRDVVIWCSNDYLGMGQHPKVVGAMVETATRVGTGAGGTRNIAGTHHPLVQLEAELADLHGKEAALLFTSGYVSNQTGIATIAKLIPNCLILSDELNHNSMIEGIRQSGCERIVFRHNDLADLEALLKAGGPGRPKLIACESLYSMDGDVAPLAKICDLAEKYGAMTYVDEVHAVGMYGPRGGGIAERDGVMHRIDILEGTLAKAFGCLGGYIAANGQIIDAVRSYAPGFIFTTALPPAICSAATAAIKHLKTSNWERERHQDRAARVKAILDAAGLPVMSSDTHIVPLFVGDPEKCKQASDLLLEEHGIYIQPINYPTVAKGTERLRITPSPYHDDGLIDQLAEALLQVWDRLGLPLRQKSLAAE from the coding sequence ATGGATTACAGCCAGTACTTCTCTTCCGCCCTCGACCGCCTCCACGCCGAACGGCGCTATCGCGTGTTCGCGGATCTCGAGCGCATCGCCGGCCGGTTTCCGCATGCGGTGTGGCACTCGCCCAAGGGCAAGCGCGACGTCGTGATCTGGTGCTCCAACGACTATCTCGGCATGGGCCAGCATCCGAAGGTGGTCGGCGCCATGGTCGAGACGGCGACCCGGGTCGGTACCGGTGCGGGCGGCACCCGCAACATCGCCGGCACCCATCATCCGCTGGTGCAGCTCGAGGCCGAGCTCGCCGACCTCCATGGCAAGGAGGCTGCTCTCCTCTTCACCTCGGGCTATGTCTCGAATCAGACCGGCATAGCGACGATCGCAAAACTCATCCCGAACTGCCTGATCCTGTCGGACGAGCTCAACCACAATTCGATGATCGAGGGCATCCGCCAGTCCGGCTGCGAACGGATCGTATTCCGCCACAACGATCTCGCCGATCTCGAAGCGCTCCTGAAGGCCGGTGGCCCGGGCCGGCCGAAGCTGATCGCCTGCGAGAGCCTCTATTCGATGGACGGCGACGTCGCCCCGCTGGCAAAAATCTGCGATCTCGCCGAGAAATACGGCGCGATGACCTATGTGGATGAGGTCCATGCGGTCGGCATGTACGGCCCGCGCGGCGGCGGCATCGCCGAGCGTGACGGTGTGATGCATCGCATCGACATTCTGGAAGGCACGCTGGCGAAAGCCTTCGGCTGCCTCGGCGGCTATATCGCGGCCAACGGCCAGATCATCGACGCCGTGCGCTCCTATGCGCCGGGCTTCATCTTCACCACTGCGCTGCCGCCGGCGATCTGCTCGGCCGCGACCGCCGCAATCAAGCATTTGAAGACCTCGAACTGGGAGCGCGAGCGCCACCAGGACCGCGCCGCCCGCGTCAAGGCGATCCTCGATGCCGCCGGCCTGCCGGTGATGTCGAGCGACACCCACATCGTGCCGCTGTTCGTCGGCGATCCCGAGAAGTGCAAGCAGGCCTCCGACCTCCTGCTCGAGGAGCACGGCATCTACATCCAGCCGATCAACTATCCCACCGTCGCCAAGGGCACCGAGCGCCTGCGCATCACGCCCTCGCCCTATCACGACGACGGCCTGATCGATCAGCTCGCCGAAGCCCTCCTCCAGGTCTGGGACCGCCTCGGTCTGCCGCTGCGCCAGAAGTCGCTGGCGGCGGAGTAG
- a CDS encoding PAS domain-containing hybrid sensor histidine kinase/response regulator, with protein sequence MLHDWGVIAAAFGYIGFLFLVASHGDRRSQARAGRASGLIYPLSLAIYCTSWTFFGSVGFATRTSTDFLAIYVGPVLMIGIGTGILRRVIQLAKAQNITSIADFIGARYGKSQAVAATVALIAIIGSVPYIALQLKAVASSLETILSEDQAFSHIPILGDMALMVTLAMAAFAVLFGTRQTDATEHQHGLMLAVATESIVKLVAFLAAGAFVTFWMFSPHELIERAMKTPEAVRAINYSPSIGNFLTMTLLSFCAVMLLPRQFHVSVVENSSDAEVGRARWLFPLYLVAINVFVIPIALAGLVTFPFGVIDPDMYVLALPMEGGSDLLSVAIFVGGLSAATAMVIVECVALSIMVSNDLVVPLVLKRRPEGRSGATDFIDFLLRSRRLAIFAIMVMAYFYYRALGNTQLAAIGLLSFAAIAQLAPSFFGGLLWRRATARGAIGGMLVGFAVWLYTLFLPSFLDSSTAGILLLQHGPFGIEALRPQALFGADLPPLLHGVAWSLSLNILIYVLLSLARQPSSIELVQGDLFVPNTLAPIAPNFRRWRTTVTVQDIQSTVAQYLGPDRARHSFEAFAARRNVRLEAGAPADFELLQHAEHMIASSIGAASSRLVMSLLLRKRTVSAKAALKLLDDSHAALHFNREILQTALNHVRQGIAVFDEDLQLICSNRQFGELLSVPPHFIQFGTPLREILEFMGAGNPAEIDDHEAMLAQRLVAYTTDSAPYLERLPDRHMVIEVLTNRMPGGGFVITFTDVTPSFEAAEALERANATLEKRVRDRTEELTRLNSELAQAKSTAEDANISKTRFLAAASHDILQPLNAARLYATSLVERQHGGEETRLVENIDESLQAIEEILGALLDISRLDAGAMTTSISSFKIGDLMRSLEIEFAPIARAKGLRLTFMPCSLAVKSDRLLLRRLLQNLISNAIKYTPHGRVLIGCRRQGPSLKVCVYDTGVGIPTVKRREIFKEFHRLEQGARIARGLGLGLSIVERLARVLKHGIAIDANASGGSMFSVTVPTAKAVTHTAAVTSATPLARAPITGALIVCIENDAAILDGMRTLLKAWNAEVIAVADPEGAISAIEAAGRNVTGLLVDYHLDRGNGIAAIRDIRRRFGDNIPAILITADRSPAVQLAAREEKIAVLNKPVKPASLRALLGQWRTQQMVAAE encoded by the coding sequence ATGCTGCACGACTGGGGTGTGATCGCAGCCGCCTTCGGCTATATCGGCTTCTTGTTCCTGGTGGCGAGCCATGGCGACCGCCGCTCCCAGGCGCGAGCCGGCCGTGCCTCCGGCCTGATCTACCCGCTCTCGCTCGCGATCTACTGCACGTCCTGGACCTTCTTCGGCTCGGTCGGCTTCGCCACCCGCACCTCGACCGACTTCCTGGCGATCTATGTCGGCCCGGTCTTGATGATCGGGATCGGCACCGGCATCCTCCGCCGCGTGATCCAGCTCGCCAAGGCCCAGAACATCACCTCGATCGCCGACTTCATCGGCGCGCGCTACGGCAAGAGCCAGGCGGTGGCGGCAACGGTTGCGCTGATCGCGATCATCGGCTCGGTGCCCTATATCGCCCTGCAACTGAAGGCCGTCGCCTCCTCGCTCGAAACCATCTTGAGCGAGGACCAGGCCTTTTCCCACATCCCGATCCTCGGCGACATGGCGCTGATGGTGACGTTGGCGATGGCGGCCTTCGCGGTGCTGTTCGGCACACGCCAGACCGACGCCACCGAGCACCAGCACGGTTTGATGCTCGCGGTCGCGACCGAATCCATCGTCAAGCTGGTGGCGTTCCTCGCCGCCGGCGCCTTCGTCACCTTCTGGATGTTCTCGCCGCACGAATTGATCGAGCGCGCGATGAAGACGCCGGAGGCGGTGCGCGCCATCAACTATTCGCCCTCGATCGGCAACTTCCTGACCATGACGCTGCTGTCGTTCTGCGCGGTCATGCTGCTGCCGCGCCAATTCCACGTCAGCGTGGTGGAGAACTCGTCCGATGCCGAGGTCGGCCGCGCGCGCTGGCTGTTCCCGCTCTACCTCGTCGCCATCAACGTGTTCGTGATCCCGATCGCGCTCGCCGGTCTCGTGACCTTTCCGTTCGGCGTGATCGACCCCGACATGTACGTGCTGGCGCTCCCGATGGAGGGCGGCAGCGATCTGCTCAGCGTCGCCATCTTCGTCGGCGGATTGTCGGCGGCGACAGCGATGGTGATCGTGGAATGCGTCGCGCTCTCGATCATGGTCTCCAATGACCTCGTGGTGCCGCTGGTGCTGAAGCGGCGGCCCGAGGGCCGCAGCGGCGCCACGGATTTCATCGACTTCCTGCTGCGCTCGCGGCGGCTCGCGATCTTCGCCATCATGGTAATGGCCTATTTCTATTATCGCGCGCTCGGCAACACGCAGCTCGCGGCGATTGGCCTTCTGTCCTTTGCCGCCATCGCGCAGCTTGCGCCGAGCTTCTTCGGCGGCCTGTTGTGGCGGCGCGCCACCGCGCGCGGCGCCATCGGCGGCATGCTGGTCGGCTTCGCGGTGTGGCTCTACACGCTATTCCTGCCGAGCTTCCTCGATTCCTCCACGGCAGGCATCCTGCTGCTCCAGCACGGTCCGTTCGGCATCGAGGCGCTGCGGCCGCAGGCGCTGTTCGGCGCCGACCTGCCGCCGCTGCTGCATGGCGTCGCCTGGTCGCTGTCGCTCAACATCCTCATCTACGTCCTGCTCTCGCTGGCGCGCCAGCCGAGCTCGATCGAGCTCGTGCAGGGCGACCTTTTCGTCCCCAACACGCTCGCGCCGATCGCGCCGAATTTCCGCCGCTGGCGCACCACCGTCACCGTGCAGGACATCCAGAGCACGGTCGCGCAATATCTCGGGCCCGACCGCGCGCGGCATTCCTTCGAGGCCTTTGCGGCACGGCGCAATGTGCGGCTCGAAGCCGGGGCGCCGGCCGATTTCGAGCTGCTGCAGCATGCCGAGCACATGATCGCCTCCTCGATCGGGGCCGCCTCCTCGCGGCTCGTGATGTCGCTGCTGCTGCGCAAGCGGACCGTGTCGGCAAAGGCTGCGCTCAAGCTGCTCGACGATTCCCATGCGGCGCTGCATTTCAACCGCGAGATCCTCCAGACCGCACTCAACCATGTGCGCCAGGGCATCGCCGTGTTCGACGAGGACCTCCAGTTGATCTGCTCGAACCGCCAGTTCGGTGAATTGCTGAGCGTGCCGCCGCACTTCATCCAGTTCGGCACGCCGCTGCGGGAGATCCTGGAATTCATGGGTGCCGGCAACCCGGCGGAAATCGATGACCACGAGGCGATGCTGGCGCAGCGGCTCGTCGCCTATACGACCGATAGCGCGCCGTACCTGGAGCGCCTGCCCGACCGCCATATGGTCATCGAGGTGCTGACCAATCGCATGCCCGGCGGCGGCTTCGTCATCACCTTCACCGACGTCACCCCGTCGTTCGAGGCGGCAGAGGCGCTGGAGCGCGCCAATGCGACGCTGGAAAAGCGGGTGCGCGACCGCACCGAGGAGCTGACACGGCTGAACTCGGAGCTGGCGCAGGCCAAGAGCACCGCCGAAGACGCCAACATTTCCAAGACGCGCTTCCTCGCGGCGGCGAGCCACGACATCCTCCAGCCGCTGAATGCCGCGCGGCTCTACGCGACGAGCCTGGTCGAGCGCCAGCATGGCGGCGAGGAGACGCGGCTGGTCGAGAACATCGACGAATCACTCCAGGCGATCGAGGAAATCCTGGGCGCGCTGCTCGACATCTCGCGGCTGGATGCGGGCGCCATGACGACCTCGATCTCGAGCTTCAAGATCGGCGACCTGATGCGATCGCTGGAGATCGAGTTCGCGCCGATCGCCCGCGCCAAGGGCTTGCGACTGACCTTCATGCCCTGCTCGCTGGCGGTCAAATCGGACCGGCTATTGCTGCGGCGCCTGCTCCAGAACCTGATCTCCAATGCGATCAAATATACGCCGCACGGGCGCGTCCTGATCGGCTGCCGCCGCCAGGGGCCATCGCTGAAAGTCTGCGTCTACGACACCGGCGTCGGCATCCCCACCGTGAAGCGCCGCGAGATCTTCAAGGAATTCCACCGCCTCGAACAGGGCGCTCGGATCGCGCGCGGCCTGGGCCTGGGCCTGTCGATCGTTGAGCGCCTGGCACGCGTGCTCAAGCACGGCATCGCCATCGATGCCAATGCGAGCGGCGGCTCGATGTTCTCGGTGACGGTGCCGACCGCGAAGGCGGTGACCCATACCGCGGCCGTGACCAGCGCCACGCCGCTCGCGCGCGCCCCGATTACCGGCGCACTGATCGTGTGCATCGAGAACGATGCGGCGATCCTCGACGGCATGCGCACGCTGCTCAAGGCCTGGAACGCCGAGGTCATCGCGGTCGCCGATCCTGAAGGCGCCATCAGCGCGATCGAAGCGGCCGGCCGCAACGTGACGGGCCTGCTCGTCGACTACCATCTCGACCGCGGCAACGGCATTGCCGCCATCCGCGACATCCGCCGCCGCTTCGGCGACAATATTCCGGCGATCCTGATCACCGCCGACCGCAGCCCGGCCGTGCAGCTCGCCGCGCGCGAGGAAAAAATCGCCGTGCTGAACAAGCCGGTGAAGCCGGCCTCGCTTCGCGCATTGCTTGGCCAGTGGCGCACGCAGCAGATGGTTGCGGCGGAATAG
- a CDS encoding response regulator transcription factor gives MNAPATRLVIADDHPLFRDALRQAVAGVLTSARVDEAGSFEDLTKLLEQDSDVDLVLLDLSMPGISGFSGLIYLRAQYPAIPVVIVSASDDSATIRRSLDFGASGFIPKRFGVETLRDAILKVMDGDVWVPPDIDLNSAADPDMMRLRDRLVTLTPQQVRVLMMLSEGLLNKQIAYELGVSEATIKAHVSAILQKLGVESRTQAVIAAAKIAGGQWKQGSPTE, from the coding sequence ATGAACGCTCCCGCAACCCGCCTCGTCATCGCCGATGATCATCCCCTCTTCCGCGATGCGCTGCGCCAGGCCGTGGCCGGCGTTCTGACCTCGGCGAGGGTCGACGAGGCCGGATCTTTCGAAGATCTGACCAAGCTCCTGGAACAGGACTCCGACGTCGACCTGGTCTTGCTCGACCTGTCGATGCCGGGCATCTCGGGCTTTTCCGGCCTGATCTATTTGCGTGCGCAATATCCGGCGATCCCGGTGGTCATCGTCTCGGCCTCCGACGACAGCGCCACGATCCGCCGCTCGCTCGACTTCGGCGCCTCCGGTTTCATTCCCAAGCGGTTCGGCGTCGAGACCCTGCGTGATGCCATCCTCAAGGTGATGGACGGTGATGTCTGGGTGCCGCCGGACATCGACCTCAACTCCGCCGCCGATCCCGACATGATGCGCCTGCGCGACCGCCTGGTGACGCTGACGCCGCAGCAGGTGCGGGTGCTGATGATGCTGTCGGAAGGTCTCCTGAACAAGCAGATCGCCTATGAGCTCGGCGTCTCCGAGGCGACCATCAAGGCCCACGTCTCCGCGATCCTGCAAAAGCTAGGCGTCGAAAGCCGTACCCAGGCCGTGATCGCCGCCGCCAAGATCGCCGGTGGCCAGTGGAAGCAAGGCTCGCCGACGGAGTAG